Genomic window (Terriglobales bacterium):
TTCCAGGTTCCCGACCGGGGCCAGGAACGACGCGCCGTTTCCGGTGTCGCGCTTCCAGCCCTGCCCGCGCTCGAAGCCCAGCGAGTCGAAGAACTCGACCAGCAAGTCGAACTCGGCCGGGCGGCGCGTGCGGCGCACGATGGTGATGGCGCGGATCATCACTTCCCCTTGAAGCTCGCGGCGCGCTTTTCCAGGAACGCCGTCGTGCCTTCCTTCTTGTCTTCCGTCGCGCAGCACATGCCGAAGAGCGTGGCCTCCAGGTAGAGGCCCTCGGCCTGGCTCATTTCCATGCCGCGGTGCACTGCTTCCATGCAGTACTGCACCGCCAGCGGCGCGTTGGCGATGATTTTCTTGGCGATGGCCTCGGCGCGAGGCAGCAGCTCCGCCTGCGGCACCACCTCGTTGACCAGGCCGATGCGGTGCGCCTCCTGCGCCGTGATGTGCTCGCCGCTCAGGAGCATCTGCATGGCCAGACCTTTGCCCACCAACCGCGGCAACCGCTGCGAGCCGCCGTAGCCGGGAATGATGCCCAGCTTCACCTCGGGCTGCCCGATCTTCGCGTTCTCCGAAGCCAGACGGAACGTGCAGGCCATGGCCAGCTCGCATCCGCCGCCCAGCGCAAAGCCGTTGATGCAGCAGATCACCGGCTTGCCCAGGTTCTCGATCAGGTCGAGCACCGACTGGCCCTGGTGCGTGTACTCCTTGCCCTCGACGGCGCCGTGCTTGGCCAACTCGTTGATGTCCGCCCCGGCAACGAACGACTTCTCTCCTGCGCCGGTGAGGATCACTACGCGGACGTCTTTGTCGTCGCGCGCGCCGGTGAAGGCCTGCCGCAGCTCTTCCATGGTCGCCATGTTGAGCGCATTCAGGACCTTCGGGCGGTCGATCGTGATGGTAGCGATCTGGTCTTTCTTGGCGTATTTCAGATTTTCGTAGCTCATGATTGCCTCGTTTCTGGGGAAAATATCCCTCGCTTCGCTCGGGTGTTTTTCAAAAGCTGGGCACCGGCTTCGCCGGATCCTTCCAGTCGTAAAACCCCTTGCCCGTCTTCTTCCCGTACCACCCGGCCATCACCAGCCGCTTCAACAGCGGCGGTGAGGCAAAGCGCGCATCTTTGAACTCCTCGAACATCACGTGGGTGATGTAGTAGGTGGTGTCGAGGCCCACAAAGTCGAGCAGCGTGAACGGCCCCATGGGATAGCCGCAGCCCAGCTTCATGGCCTGGTCGATGTCCGCGATGGAGCCCACTCCCTCCTCGTAGGCGCGGATGGCGTCCAGCAGGTACGGCACCAGCAGCCGGTTCACGATGAATCCGGTCTTGTCGGAGGTCCGCACCGGGACTTTGCCCAGCTTGCCGGCAAACTCGAAGACGCTCTCGAAGACGTCGGCGGCGGTGGCAATGGTGCGCACCACCTCCACCAGCTTCATCAGCGGCACGGGATTGAAGAAGTGCAGCCCGACGAAGCGCTCCGAGCGCTGGGTGGCCGTCATCAGCTCGGTGATGGAGATGGAAGAGGTGTTGGAGGCGAAGATGGCGTCTTTTTTCACCACGCCGTCGAGCGATGCGTACATCTTCTTCTTGTCTTCGACATTCTCGATGATGGCCTCGATGATGAGGTCGCAATCCGCCAGGTCTTCCTTCTTGAGCGTGCCCTTCAAGCGGGCGCGGATCTCCTTCGCCTTCTCCGGGGTGATGCCGCTCTTCTCCGGCTTCTCCGCGAACTTGGCCAGCGATTTGTCGATCCCGGCGAAGCCCTTGTCGAGGAATTTCTGCTCCACCTCAAGCACGGTGACGTCAAGACCGGCAGTCGCGCACACCTGTGCGATGCCCGAGCCCATCAGTCCGCAACCCAGTACGCCTACCTTCTTAATAGTCATATAAGTCCCTTTCTCACCATGGAGGCACGGGGACACGGAGGAAATAGAACCGATGTTCTCAGTGCCTCCGTGTCTCCGTGGTGAAGCCTAGCCCTGCAGATTCTCCACAATCATGGCAATGCCCTGCCCGCCCCCGATACACGCTGTCGCCAGGCCGTACTTCTTCCTGCGGCGGCGCAGCTCATAGAGCAGGGTCATCACCAGCCGCGCCCCGGTCGCGCCCAACGGATGCCCCAGCGCGATCGCGCCACCGTTGACGTTGACCTTGTCGCGGTCGAGCCCCAACTCTTTCTCGACGGCGAGATACTGCGCGGCGAAGGCTTCGTTGACCTCGATCAGGTCCATGTCTTCGAGTTTGAGGCCGGCTTTTTCGAGCGCGATGCGCGACGCCGGCACCGGGCCA
Coding sequences:
- a CDS encoding enoyl-CoA hydratase-related protein, encoding MSYENLKYAKKDQIATITIDRPKVLNALNMATMEELRQAFTGARDDKDVRVVILTGAGEKSFVAGADINELAKHGAVEGKEYTHQGQSVLDLIENLGKPVICCINGFALGGGCELAMACTFRLASENAKIGQPEVKLGIIPGYGGSQRLPRLVGKGLAMQMLLSGEHITAQEAHRIGLVNEVVPQAELLPRAEAIAKKIIANAPLAVQYCMEAVHRGMEMSQAEGLYLEATLFGMCCATEDKKEGTTAFLEKRAASFKGK
- a CDS encoding 3-hydroxybutyryl-CoA dehydrogenase — translated: MTIKKVGVLGCGLMGSGIAQVCATAGLDVTVLEVEQKFLDKGFAGIDKSLAKFAEKPEKSGITPEKAKEIRARLKGTLKKEDLADCDLIIEAIIENVEDKKKMYASLDGVVKKDAIFASNTSSISITELMTATQRSERFVGLHFFNPVPLMKLVEVVRTIATAADVFESVFEFAGKLGKVPVRTSDKTGFIVNRLLVPYLLDAIRAYEEGVGSIADIDQAMKLGCGYPMGPFTLLDFVGLDTTYYITHVMFEEFKDARFASPPLLKRLVMAGWYGKKTGKGFYDWKDPAKPVPSF